A single Sphingopyxis chilensis DNA region contains:
- a CDS encoding hydrolase 1, exosortase A system-associated: MRHQLNFSCEGAALAATLDDAEGSTGLLIVSGGNEIRSGAHRGMATLAQRVAAAGHPVFRFDRRGVGDSEGDNGGFESSGPDIAAAIAAFREESPQVSSIVAFGNCDAASALLLHQPLAIDGLIVANPWTYESDADGTDEEPALPPAAAIRARYLSRLKDPKSVIRLVRGEVDFRKLFRGLSALKAPTGPAAPDSLAARIDDAIARLEGPATILLATGDRTAQAFMESCPAALDRVPVRRLASPSHSFAGDDGEWLAARILEILK, encoded by the coding sequence ATGCGGCATCAGCTGAACTTTTCCTGCGAAGGCGCGGCGCTGGCCGCCACGCTCGACGACGCGGAGGGCAGCACCGGCCTGCTGATCGTGTCGGGCGGCAACGAGATCCGCAGCGGCGCGCATCGCGGCATGGCGACACTGGCGCAGCGCGTCGCCGCGGCCGGGCATCCGGTGTTTCGGTTCGACCGGCGCGGGGTCGGCGACAGCGAAGGCGACAATGGCGGCTTCGAAAGCAGCGGGCCCGATATCGCCGCAGCGATTGCGGCGTTTCGCGAGGAATCGCCGCAGGTCTCGAGCATCGTTGCGTTCGGCAATTGCGATGCGGCAAGCGCGTTGTTGCTTCACCAGCCGCTGGCGATCGATGGACTGATCGTCGCCAATCCGTGGACGTATGAGAGCGACGCCGACGGCACGGACGAGGAACCCGCGCTGCCTCCGGCGGCGGCGATCCGGGCGCGCTATCTGTCGCGGCTCAAGGACCCGAAAAGCGTGATCAGGCTGGTCAGGGGCGAGGTCGATTTCCGGAAGCTGTTTCGCGGGCTGTCGGCGCTCAAGGCACCGACTGGCCCCGCTGCGCCCGACAGCCTCGCGGCACGGATCGACGACGCGATCGCCCGGCTGGAAGGCCCCGCGACAATCCTGCTCGCGACGGGCGACCGGACCGCGCAGGCTTTTATGGAAAGCTGCCCGGCGGCGCTTGATCGCGTTCCGGTCAGGCGCCTCGCCAGCCCGTCGCACAGCTTTGCTGGCGACGATGGGGAGTGGTTGGCGGCACGAATCCTTGAAATATTGAAGTAA
- a CDS encoding alpha/beta hydrolase family protein, protein MAEHRLRIDPAGTPRATIVIVPPLFEEANRTRRTLVLAMRALVANGFAALLPDLPGQNESLVPLVEVDLDRWQDALAEVIAGNDGPAIIASVRGGTLIDHKAKATAWWRLAPVGGASLLRTLMRARVSADREAGVRSSLEDLQAAARSEALLLAGNALSPAMIAGLGAAEAQPVAPLRSIGIGADGIAGTPLWLRAEPGEDAAMARAIAADIAAWSKSCGIS, encoded by the coding sequence ATGGCCGAACACCGATTGCGCATCGACCCCGCGGGTACACCCCGCGCCACCATCGTCATCGTCCCGCCGCTGTTCGAGGAAGCGAACCGCACGCGCCGTACCCTGGTGCTCGCGATGCGCGCGCTTGTAGCGAACGGTTTCGCAGCGCTGCTTCCCGACCTGCCGGGACAGAATGAGAGCCTCGTTCCGCTCGTCGAGGTCGATCTGGATCGCTGGCAGGATGCGCTGGCCGAGGTCATCGCGGGCAACGATGGGCCCGCCATCATCGCATCGGTGCGCGGCGGGACGCTGATCGATCATAAGGCGAAGGCCACTGCATGGTGGCGGCTCGCGCCCGTCGGCGGCGCATCGCTACTCCGCACCTTGATGCGCGCGCGGGTGAGCGCCGACCGTGAAGCTGGCGTGAGGTCATCGCTGGAAGATCTGCAGGCGGCCGCGCGATCCGAAGCCCTTCTGCTCGCCGGCAACGCGCTGTCGCCGGCGATGATCGCAGGGCTGGGCGCCGCCGAGGCGCAACCGGTCGCCCCGCTGCGCAGCATCGGTATTGGCGCCGACGGCATCGCCGGCACACCGCTCTGGCTGCGCGCCGAGCCGGGCGAGGATGCGGCGATGGCGCGCGCCATTGCCGCTGACATCGCCGCATGGAGCAAGTCATGCGGCATCAGCTGA
- a CDS encoding acyl carrier protein yields the protein MTDSSSIDATLRALLADVLGLGEDRAAALTDDSGLFGELPEFDSMAVATVLTEMEDRLGIIIDDDEVDGEIFETYGNLLAFSLRKVTS from the coding sequence TTGACCGATAGCAGCTCCATCGACGCCACCCTTCGCGCCCTGCTCGCCGATGTGCTCGGCCTTGGCGAAGACCGCGCCGCCGCGCTGACCGACGACAGCGGGCTGTTCGGCGAACTGCCCGAATTCGATTCGATGGCGGTCGCGACGGTGCTGACCGAGATGGAAGACCGGCTCGGTATCATCATCGACGACGATGAAGTCGATGGCGAGATATTTGAAACCTACGGCAATTTGCTGGCCTTTTCGCTGCGCAAAGTGACCAGCTGA
- a CDS encoding GNAT family N-acetyltransferase yields the protein MQGNGEHQANDDAARAAGFASPFDRTEWFDLLAAHGFAGEGRIDASGRANGTAAWLPLRIEAPGHLAGLTNWYSFAIRPLFSGGRDRRNALSALFRDLRTGGARLSLYPVRDEDREEIVSALRGAGWWVKTTPAGDRHWLDLGEMDHEVWWASRPGALRSTVQRKAKKGVVDIQLITAFDPGSWAAYEQIYAASWKPEEGDPALLRAFAELESVRGTFRMGIARIEGVPVAAQYWTVEDGTAFIHKLAHVEDSLKASPGTLLSAALFRHVIEVDRVKRVDFGTGNDGYKRDWMNRHDPLWRIEAFNPSRLAAWGPALKAFARSMLRKEN from the coding sequence ATGCAAGGGAACGGTGAACATCAGGCTAATGATGATGCGGCGCGGGCCGCAGGTTTCGCTTCGCCTTTCGATCGGACGGAATGGTTCGACCTGCTCGCGGCGCACGGTTTCGCGGGCGAAGGCCGGATAGACGCGAGCGGCAGGGCGAACGGCACGGCGGCCTGGCTGCCGCTGCGTATCGAGGCCCCGGGGCATCTGGCTGGGCTGACGAACTGGTACAGCTTTGCCATCCGGCCCCTGTTTTCGGGCGGTCGCGATCGCCGCAACGCGCTGTCGGCGCTGTTTCGCGACCTGCGTACCGGGGGGGCACGGCTGTCGCTCTATCCGGTTCGCGACGAAGATCGGGAAGAGATCGTTTCCGCGCTTCGTGGCGCAGGCTGGTGGGTAAAAACCACACCGGCGGGTGACCGTCACTGGCTCGACCTCGGCGAGATGGATCATGAGGTCTGGTGGGCGAGCCGCCCCGGCGCGCTGCGCAGCACCGTCCAGCGCAAAGCGAAAAAGGGCGTGGTCGACATCCAGTTGATCACCGCTTTCGATCCCGGCAGTTGGGCCGCCTATGAGCAAATCTACGCCGCGAGTTGGAAGCCCGAGGAAGGCGATCCCGCCTTGCTGCGCGCCTTTGCCGAACTCGAAAGCGTCCGCGGCACGTTCCGCATGGGAATCGCGCGGATCGAGGGCGTCCCGGTCGCGGCGCAATATTGGACGGTCGAGGATGGCACGGCCTTCATCCACAAGCTCGCGCATGTCGAGGACAGTCTGAAAGCCTCGCCCGGCACCTTGCTTTCGGCCGCGCTGTTCCGCCACGTCATCGAGGTCGACCGCGTGAAGCGCGTCGATTTCGGCACCGGCAACGACGGTTACAAGCGTGACTGGATGAACCGGCACGACCCGCTGTGGCGTATCGAGGCTTTCAATCCGTCGCGCCTCGCGGCATGGGGGCCGGCATTGAAGGCCTTTGCCCGTTCCATGCTAAGGAAAGAAAATTGA
- a CDS encoding acyl-CoA ligase (AMP-forming), exosortase A system-associated: MTKVENPPSFPIDHLALRGAADAAALLIGDRITTFADLDAAVGRLASWLLEQAGGPGERVASWSAKTRLACLMPLAAARAGLIHVPVNPLLKGRQVAHILADSGAKLLVTNHSRAEMLGDARPEDCAVQDLKVAEAVIDSGGQGLPPSIAEAGDLAAILYTSGSTGRPKGVMLSHANLWLGAESVASYLGIVPGDRALGVLPLSFDYGQNQLFSSWYAGAAVAPLDYLTARDVVKAVTRHRITTIAGVPPLWVQLVEAEWPAEPASLLKRLTNSGGALTPSLIDAMRRTFPKADIYPMYGLTEAFRSTFLDPALVADHPTSMGRAIPHAEILVCRPDGSVADDDEPGELVHTGPLVAQGYWRDDERTAQRFKPAPITSRYGGIAVWSGDTVRRDAAGLLYFVGRDDAMIKTAGNRVSPTEVEDVAVASGLIYEAVAFGVPDARLGAAIILIVRGKDGAADEEGLAAYLRQNLPNFMQPHIIEWRSELPRNPNGKLDRVAISADWGREVAA; encoded by the coding sequence ATGACCAAAGTCGAAAACCCGCCCTCGTTTCCGATCGACCATCTCGCCCTTCGCGGCGCGGCGGATGCGGCTGCGCTGCTGATCGGCGACCGGATCACGACTTTTGCCGACCTCGACGCCGCAGTCGGCCGGCTGGCTTCGTGGCTGCTCGAACAGGCGGGCGGTCCGGGCGAGCGGGTTGCGAGCTGGAGCGCGAAGACGCGGCTGGCCTGCCTGATGCCGCTCGCCGCGGCGCGCGCGGGGTTGATCCATGTGCCGGTCAATCCGCTGCTGAAGGGGCGACAGGTCGCGCATATCCTTGCCGACAGCGGCGCGAAACTGCTCGTCACCAATCATTCGCGCGCGGAGATGCTGGGCGACGCACGGCCCGAAGATTGCGCGGTTCAGGATTTGAAGGTTGCGGAGGCGGTCATCGATTCGGGCGGGCAGGGGCTGCCGCCGTCGATCGCCGAAGCGGGCGACCTTGCCGCCATCCTCTACACCAGCGGCTCGACCGGGCGGCCCAAGGGCGTGATGCTGAGCCACGCGAACCTGTGGCTAGGTGCCGAAAGCGTCGCCTCCTATCTTGGTATCGTGCCCGGCGACCGCGCGCTCGGCGTGCTGCCGCTGAGCTTCGACTATGGCCAGAACCAGCTGTTTTCGAGCTGGTACGCGGGCGCAGCGGTCGCGCCGCTCGACTATCTGACCGCGCGCGACGTCGTGAAGGCGGTGACGCGGCACCGGATAACGACGATTGCTGGGGTGCCGCCGCTCTGGGTGCAACTCGTCGAGGCTGAATGGCCTGCCGAACCCGCAAGCCTGTTGAAGCGCCTCACCAACAGCGGCGGCGCACTGACGCCTTCACTGATCGACGCGATGCGCCGGACCTTCCCCAAGGCGGACATCTATCCGATGTACGGGCTGACCGAGGCGTTCCGTTCGACCTTTCTCGACCCGGCGCTCGTCGCCGACCATCCGACCTCGATGGGCCGTGCGATCCCGCACGCCGAGATCCTCGTCTGCCGCCCCGACGGAAGCGTCGCAGACGACGACGAGCCTGGCGAGCTTGTCCACACCGGACCTTTGGTGGCGCAGGGCTACTGGCGCGATGACGAGCGCACCGCGCAGCGTTTCAAGCCCGCGCCAATCACGTCGCGCTACGGCGGCATCGCGGTGTGGTCGGGCGATACCGTGCGCCGCGACGCTGCCGGCCTCCTCTATTTCGTCGGTCGCGACGATGCGATGATCAAGACCGCGGGCAACCGCGTCAGTCCCACCGAGGTCGAGGATGTCGCGGTCGCGTCGGGGTTGATCTACGAAGCCGTCGCCTTCGGCGTGCCCGACGCGCGGCTCGGCGCCGCGATCATCCTGATCGTGCGCGGCAAGGACGGCGCCGCGGACGAAGAGGGACTGGCAGCCTATCTCCGCCAGAATCTTCCCAATTTCATGCAGCCGCATATCATCGAATGGCGGAGCGAACTGCCGCGGAACCCCAATGGCAAGCTCGATCGGGTGGCGATCTCGGCCGATTGGGGCAGGGAGGTAGCGGCATGA
- a CDS encoding pyridoxal-dependent decarboxylase, exosortase A system-associated → MKPHGPIPPGFKADAGGMLLIGGDRAEALADVAGDTPLFVYDSAMLTARVAEWRAAMPARVQLHYAMKANPYAPLLAFMARLVDGFDVASGGEFKAALASGMPAGDISFAGPGKRDRELEATITAGATLNLESAGEAARALSIAEHLGLTPSLAVRVNPDFDLKGSGMKMGGGAKPFGVDAAEVPALVRRLIDAGADWQGFHIFAGSQALDAAAIAETQAQTVALAARLANEIGVTPPLVNLGGGMGVPYFPGDKPVDAVAVGAALGETLATRDTILADSRFAMELGRWLVAEAGVYLTRIVDRKVSHGETFLVTDGGLHHQLAASGNFGTVIRRNYPIALAGAFGAEPTETVSVVGCLCTPLDRLGDQVALPRADVGDLVAIFQAGAYGASASPAAFLGQGPAREMLV, encoded by the coding sequence ATGAAACCCCACGGCCCGATTCCGCCCGGCTTCAAGGCCGATGCGGGCGGTATGCTGCTGATCGGCGGCGACCGCGCCGAAGCGCTCGCGGATGTCGCGGGTGATACCCCGCTGTTCGTCTATGACAGCGCGATGCTGACCGCGCGCGTCGCCGAATGGCGCGCGGCGATGCCCGCCAGGGTGCAGCTTCATTACGCCATGAAAGCGAATCCCTATGCGCCCCTGCTCGCCTTCATGGCGCGGCTCGTCGACGGGTTCGACGTCGCGTCGGGCGGCGAGTTCAAGGCCGCGCTGGCAAGTGGCATGCCCGCGGGCGACATCAGCTTCGCCGGGCCCGGCAAGCGCGATCGTGAACTCGAAGCGACGATCACCGCCGGCGCGACGCTTAATCTGGAATCGGCGGGTGAGGCGGCGCGCGCGCTATCGATCGCCGAGCATCTCGGTCTGACGCCCAGCCTTGCAGTGCGCGTCAATCCCGATTTCGACCTCAAGGGGTCGGGCATGAAGATGGGCGGCGGCGCCAAGCCCTTTGGCGTCGATGCCGCCGAGGTTCCGGCGCTCGTCCGCCGCCTGATCGATGCTGGCGCCGATTGGCAGGGCTTCCATATTTTCGCGGGATCGCAGGCGCTTGACGCCGCCGCGATCGCCGAAACACAGGCGCAGACGGTGGCGCTCGCGGCGCGGCTCGCGAATGAAATCGGCGTGACCCCGCCGCTCGTCAATCTGGGCGGCGGCATGGGCGTGCCCTATTTTCCCGGCGACAAGCCGGTCGATGCCGTCGCGGTCGGAGCCGCGCTCGGCGAAACTCTGGCAACGCGCGATACGATCCTCGCGGACAGCCGTTTCGCGATGGAACTCGGTCGCTGGCTCGTCGCCGAAGCCGGCGTCTATCTGACCCGCATCGTCGACCGCAAGGTCAGTCATGGCGAGACGTTCCTCGTCACCGACGGCGGTCTCCACCATCAGCTCGCGGCGAGTGGCAATTTCGGAACGGTGATCCGTCGTAACTATCCCATAGCATTGGCCGGCGCCTTCGGTGCCGAGCCGACCGAAACCGTCTCGGTCGTCGGCTGCCTCTGCACGCCGCTCGACCGGCTCGGCGATCAGGTCGCGCTGCCGCGCGCCGACGTCGGCGACCTGGTTGCGATCTTTCAGGCGGGCGCCTACGGTGCAAGCGCGAGCCCTGCGGCGTTCCTGGGACAGGGGCCAGCGCGCGAAATGCTCGTCTGA
- a CDS encoding XrtA/PEP-CTERM system exopolysaccharide export protein, with protein sequence MASFPSLRIARAALVSGIAATALTGCMGAGNAPQLPSANFVANQEGPGEEYIIGPLDELQIFVWRNPELGGKVQVRPDGRITTPLITDMPAVGKTPTMLQQDIKLQLSQYITDPIVSVIVTTFNSTFSQQVRVVGATEKPASIPFRANMTVLDAMIAVGGLGEYAAGNKARLVRFDKGSGKQQEFALRLNDLIKRGDIKANVRLQPGDVIIIPESMF encoded by the coding sequence ATGGCTTCGTTCCCCTCGCTTCGCATCGCGCGCGCCGCGCTCGTATCGGGCATCGCCGCGACGGCGCTCACCGGCTGCATGGGCGCGGGCAACGCGCCGCAACTCCCCAGCGCGAACTTCGTCGCGAACCAGGAGGGGCCGGGCGAGGAATATATCATCGGCCCGCTCGACGAACTCCAGATCTTCGTGTGGCGCAACCCCGAACTCGGCGGCAAGGTGCAGGTGCGTCCTGACGGTCGCATCACGACGCCGCTGATCACCGACATGCCCGCGGTGGGGAAAACCCCCACGATGCTCCAACAGGACATCAAGCTCCAGCTCAGCCAATATATCACCGATCCGATCGTCAGCGTGATCGTCACCACCTTCAACAGCACCTTCTCGCAGCAGGTGCGCGTGGTCGGCGCGACCGAGAAACCGGCGTCGATCCCCTTTCGTGCCAACATGACCGTGCTCGACGCAATGATTGCAGTCGGCGGGCTGGGCGAATATGCCGCTGGGAACAAGGCGCGACTCGTCCGTTTCGACAAGGGCAGTGGGAAGCAGCAGGAATTTGCCCTGCGGCTTAATGACCTGATCAAGCGCGGCGATATCAAGGCGAACGTGCGGCTGCAGCCCGGCGATGTGATCATCATCCCCGAAAGCATGTTCTGA
- a CDS encoding XrtA system polysaccharide chain length determinant, protein MNSLYDEFRVAVHSVWTRRWLVLAVAWGICILGWLAIASIPNRYDSRARLLVDINQILPDETGGRGPQIDQIRETLTSARNMEKVAATTGLLPAGANDREKAGTVAMLQKNIKVVPQQDNIFEITSSIAVGSLSDADNAKLASGVLDSLITVFRDDQLRGGRMNAREGLKFLDAQIADREKALREVEARRAAFEAQNIGLIPGGAGSPAQRVDAARAELSQIDSQLVSAQAQLAAANGQLASTPQSIPGAGGGVGGGVARQQLAGAQNELSAMRARGLTDAHPDMIAIKSQIASLKAIADREGAGGGGGGIQNPAYASLAAMRAERQATVSALSARKSQLMGDIAKITAQQIQNPGIAAEYDRINGEYTAFKAQYDKLLGQREQVRMRGEVQTETDAIKIELLDPPSKPTSPAAPNRPLFLTLVLLAGVGGGIGAAFGLGQVRTSYATAAKLERASGLPVIGSITEVVTPERHVERRKKLVWLASGGAALVGLYALLLVAEFIQRGMVA, encoded by the coding sequence ATGAACAGCCTCTATGATGAATTCCGGGTAGCAGTGCACAGCGTCTGGACGCGCCGCTGGCTGGTGCTGGCGGTCGCGTGGGGCATTTGCATCCTCGGTTGGCTCGCGATCGCGTCGATTCCGAACCGTTACGACAGCCGCGCGCGCCTGCTCGTCGACATCAACCAGATCCTGCCCGACGAAACGGGCGGCAGGGGACCGCAGATCGACCAGATTCGCGAGACGCTGACCAGCGCGCGCAACATGGAAAAGGTCGCGGCGACGACGGGGCTGCTCCCCGCGGGGGCCAATGACCGCGAAAAGGCCGGCACGGTTGCGATGCTGCAAAAGAATATCAAGGTCGTTCCGCAGCAGGACAATATCTTCGAAATCACCTCGAGCATCGCGGTCGGCAGCCTGTCCGATGCCGACAACGCAAAGCTGGCGTCGGGCGTGCTCGACAGCCTGATTACCGTGTTCCGCGATGATCAGTTGCGCGGCGGCCGGATGAACGCGCGCGAAGGACTCAAATTCCTCGACGCGCAGATCGCCGACCGCGAAAAGGCGCTGCGCGAAGTCGAAGCGCGGCGCGCGGCGTTCGAGGCGCAGAATATCGGGCTGATCCCCGGCGGCGCGGGATCGCCGGCGCAGCGCGTCGATGCGGCACGCGCCGAACTGAGCCAGATCGACTCGCAACTGGTGTCGGCGCAGGCGCAACTCGCGGCCGCGAACGGCCAGCTGGCATCGACTCCGCAGTCGATTCCCGGCGCCGGCGGCGGTGTCGGCGGCGGCGTGGCGCGCCAGCAGCTTGCCGGCGCGCAGAACGAACTGTCGGCGATGCGCGCGCGCGGCCTGACCGACGCGCACCCCGATATGATCGCGATCAAGAGCCAGATCGCATCGCTCAAGGCCATCGCCGATCGCGAGGGTGCGGGTGGCGGTGGCGGCGGGATACAAAACCCCGCCTATGCCTCGCTTGCCGCGATGCGCGCCGAGCGCCAGGCGACCGTCAGCGCGCTGTCGGCACGCAAGAGCCAGCTGATGGGCGACATAGCGAAGATCACGGCGCAGCAGATCCAGAACCCGGGAATCGCCGCCGAATATGACCGGATTAATGGCGAATATACCGCATTCAAGGCGCAATATGACAAGCTGCTCGGCCAGCGCGAGCAGGTACGGATGCGCGGCGAGGTGCAGACCGAAACCGACGCGATCAAGATCGAACTGCTCGACCCGCCCTCGAAGCCGACGAGCCCCGCCGCGCCCAACCGGCCGCTCTTCCTGACGCTGGTGCTGCTCGCGGGTGTCGGCGGTGGCATCGGCGCCGCCTTCGGCCTCGGCCAGGTGCGGACAAGCTATGCGACCGCGGCGAAGCTCGAACGCGCGAGCGGACTGCCGGTGATCGGTTCGATCACCGAGGTGGTGACGCCCGAACGTCATGTCGAACGGCGCAAGAAGCTCGTCTGGCTGGCAAGCGGCGGCGCCGCGCTGGTCGGGCTCTATGCCTTGTTGCTGGTCGCCGAATTCATCCAGCGCGGCATGGTTGCGTGA
- a CDS encoding P-loop NTPase: protein MNDQRKVKRPPSLLERAADMFGLDPAANAPTIDVSNLPPEPEKKAKKAKAEPAAETPQPEILEPSVEAAPAVDPAPASKPSPRKDVAKAAPAVVPTRQGTIDRERLASRGMIVPGTPVTGIAEEYRIVKRELIRNFGGVGNRPILPRGHRVLIASANPGEGKTFSAVNLALSLAVEADHDVLLIDADIAKPSVIDALGLEDGPGLMDALADPHLPLGDCLIQTDIAGLKVMPAGTQHMHDTELLASARTEALLARLEQGAPGRILILDSPPVLAASPAAVLAGHVGQTIMVVRADETLESSLRDAIGLMGACPHIQLLLNGVKYSPGGRRFGTYYGQGGA from the coding sequence ATGAACGATCAACGCAAAGTCAAACGCCCGCCCTCGCTGCTCGAACGCGCCGCCGATATGTTCGGACTCGATCCCGCCGCCAACGCGCCGACGATCGATGTGTCGAACCTGCCGCCCGAACCCGAGAAAAAGGCAAAGAAGGCGAAGGCCGAACCCGCCGCCGAGACGCCGCAGCCCGAAATCCTGGAGCCGTCCGTCGAGGCCGCGCCGGCCGTCGACCCGGCGCCCGCGTCGAAGCCCTCTCCGCGCAAGGATGTCGCAAAGGCGGCGCCCGCCGTCGTCCCGACGCGGCAGGGAACAATCGACCGCGAGCGGCTTGCGTCGCGAGGCATGATCGTGCCCGGCACGCCGGTCACCGGCATCGCCGAAGAATATCGCATCGTGAAGCGCGAGTTGATCCGCAATTTCGGTGGCGTCGGCAACCGCCCGATCCTGCCGCGCGGCCACCGCGTGCTGATCGCGTCGGCGAACCCCGGCGAGGGAAAGACCTTCTCGGCGGTGAACCTCGCCCTGAGCCTCGCGGTCGAGGCCGATCACGACGTGCTGCTGATCGACGCGGACATCGCCAAGCCCAGCGTGATCGACGCGCTGGGGCTCGAAGATGGTCCGGGCCTGATGGACGCGCTTGCCGATCCGCACCTGCCGCTGGGCGATTGCCTGATCCAGACCGACATCGCGGGGTTGAAGGTCATGCCCGCCGGCACGCAACACATGCACGACACCGAGCTGCTCGCCTCGGCGCGCACCGAAGCCCTGCTGGCGCGGCTCGAACAGGGCGCGCCCGGCCGCATTCTCATCCTCGATTCGCCGCCGGTGCTTGCCGCGTCGCCCGCCGCTGTGCTCGCGGGACACGTCGGCCAGACGATCATGGTCGTGCGCGCCGACGAAACGCTCGAGTCCTCGTTGCGCGATGCGATCGGGCTGATGGGCGCCTGCCCGCATATCCAGTTGCTGCTCAACGGCGTGAAATATTCGCCGGGCGGACGCCGCTTCGGCACCTATTATGGTCAGGGAGGCGCGTGA